A section of the Bombus huntii isolate Logan2020A unplaced genomic scaffold, iyBomHunt1.1 ctg00000120.1, whole genome shotgun sequence genome encodes:
- the LOC126877096 gene encoding uncharacterized protein LOC126877096, protein MAQAESISTLRRRRGVLARRLATIRRELDEYEASGKANRIFLASCRSSFDELWRRILEVQEELGVVDEGEDARVDSLSQEHRELDMRFRELFEQISATTPSTTTRGETCRKPEPTTVPEVRVPQFDGALENWTYFYDTFTSIVDLNEGLTNVQKFQHLRSSITGRAAQSIQSLELTEANYSIALDTLKDKFNCPLQICMRHWNLMRNYPEIKRETPEALEDLLETISVNLKALEHLKEPVTSNIAMIELIASKLPASSLRKWQRTLPRQKVPSYQHLIDFLKTRANGTQFLSKEKESKGSTHKHRSQRTTIPHGRTLATTSRTVVCPTCNGHHEIRHCKIFKAKSATKRFQIVKKASLCINCLGTGHSPTQCTSAQIKVLNKQAQPIRARALLDTGSSMNFMTDRLANSLGIRQRRCAIQIGALDNLSTTAKRYTTATITSTDGEYKKTLRFLVIPAISILVPSEPIDPSSLGLPRNIHLADPQFHCPAPIDVLLSTGSTFASLCIGQVNLAQPGEPELRLQKTRFGWVIGGSPTSQTAINTFHATTTALQEDLARFWEIDEGQATTHLSESERLCEEHFRNHVRRTKEGRYIVALPFNEKLSSLGSSKATAMSRLASLHRRFQRDKQYETAYSAVIQEYLDLGHMTKINTDHATDHGYYLPHHGVTKESSDTTKLRVVFDGSASSTTGVSLNDALHTGPKLQEDLRNILLRFRSFQYVLTGDIEKMYRQFLLRPEDRPYQKILWRADNGEIETYRLNTVTFGLSAAPYLAIRCLKQLAEDEGPRFPRAAQILRRDFYVDDALTGADTKDEALSIRNDLTRLLKLAGLNIRKWASNDRDLLRGLPEEDTKQKLHLGESSTLKTLGVFWDSADDTILYSVKTNSDTSRITKRSISSVIAQIYDPLGLLAPVIVRAKMILQQVWTLKVDWDESLPSDVHTAWIKYHTQLPLLNAVRFPRKTILESATKIELHGFCDASERAYGACVYVRTTDRKNNIWTRLLTARSKVAPLKSLSIPRLELSGALILTSLISSIQQALTTKISRIVYWTDSTIVLHWIRSSPHTLKTFVANRVAEIQTKTNISDWRHVPTDDNPADLISRGQTPKEFLCPSIWKNGPRWLLQSESYWPVWSPIPVVDLPEQKKTICLRTSVNDNTLLHRYSSWPRLIRIVARCLRWRHKQHRTAHLTTDELTAAHNRLIKILQSQHFAPEIRILQKNRSEDVGGKLQPLNPFLDEDGLLRVGGRLTNSAIPFSQKHPIILPKSPVTELIIEQEHRNNHHTGTQATLYAMRLRY, encoded by the exons ATGGCCCAAGCTGAATCAATCAGCACGTTACGGCGGAGACGAGGCGTCCTAGCCCGTCGACTTGCAACCATAAGGCGCGAACTCGATGAGTACGAAGCGTCTGGGAAGGCAAACAGAATCTTCCTAGCATCTTGCCGCAGCTCGTTCGATGAGCTTTGGAGGAGGATACTCGAGGTTCAAGAAGAGTTAGGTGTGGTAGATGAGGGGGAAGATGCGCGGGTAGATTCGTTATCGCAAGAGCATCGGGAGCTTGACATGCGGTTCCGAGAGCTCTTTGAGCAAATATCAGCAACAACCCCGTCGACTACAACAAGAGGTGAGACGTGCCGGAAACCAGAGCCGACCACCGTTCCAGAGGTCCGCGTGCCCCAATTCGACGGTGCCCTCGAGAATTGGACCTATTTCTACGACACGTTCACATCCATAGTGGACCTTAACGAAGGTTTGACGAATGTCCAAAAGTTCCAGCATCTACGCTCATCTATAACTGGACGGGCCGCACAGAGTATCCAGTCATTAGAACTCACAGAGGCCAACTATTCCATCGCGCTTGATACACTGAAGGACAAGTTCAATTGCCCCCTCCAAATCTGCATGCGCCATTGGAATCTGATGCGTAATTATCCGGAAATCAAAAGGGAAACTCCAGAGGCCCTAGAGGATTTGTTGGAAACCATCAGCGTAAATCTAAAGGCGCTCGAACATCTAAAGGAGCCCGTCACTTCAAACATAGCGATGATCGAATTGATCGCGTCGAAGTTGCCCGCGTCCAGCCTGCGTAAATGGCAACGCACACTGCCCCGCCAAAAGGTGCCATCCTATCAGCATCTGATAGACTTTCTCAAAACACGGGCGAACGGGACTCAATTCCTCTCTAAAGAGAAGGAATCAAAAGGGTCAACACACAAACACCGCAGTCAGCGAACAACCATACCGCATGGGCGAACCCTTGCTACAACCAGCAGAACGGTGGTGTGTCCGACCTGCAACGGACATCACGAGATCAGACACTGCAAAATATTCAAGGCCAAATCAGCGACCAAACGTTTTCAAATCGTGAAGAAGGCATCGTTGTGCATAAATTGCCTAGGCACAGGACATTCGCCGACACAGTGTACATCGG CACAGATCAAGGTTTTGAACAAACAGGCACAACCAATCCGAGCCCGAGCCTTACTCGACACTGGGTCGAGCATGAACTTCATGACCGACAGGCTCGCGAACTCCCTCGGTATAAGGCAAAGGAGATGTGCGATCCAGATCGGAGCCCTCGACAATTTGAGCACCACGGCAAAACGTTACACCACGGCCACCATCACGTCGACGGACGGCGAGTACAAGAAGACATTGAGATTTCTTGTTATCCCGGCCATATCGATCCTCGTACCAAGCGAGCCCATCGATCCCTCGAGTCTGGGATTACCCAGAAATATTCATCTAGCCGATCCACAATTCCATTGCCCAGCCCCGATCGATGTTTTACTTAGTACCGGATCAACATTCGCGTCGCTGTGCATCGGGCAGGTCAATCTGGCACAACCAGGCGAACCTGAACTACGTCTACAAAAAACACGCTTCGGCTGGGTAATCGGGGGGAGTCCCACGTCCCAAACCGCGATAAATACGTTCCACGCAACCACAACGGCTCTGCAAGAGGACCTCGCACGGTTTTGGGAGATCGACGAGGGACAGGCCACTACTCATCTTTCGGAATCGGAACGACTATGTGAAGAACATTTCCGAAACCATGTCCGACGAACCAAGGAAGGCAGATACATCGTTGCATTACCGTTCAACGAAAAGCTTTCCTCACTAGGGTCATCGAAGGCCACTGCAATGAGCAGGCTCGCCTCTCTTCATCGCCGATTCCAACGCGACAAACAATATGAAACCGCGTATAGTGCTGTGAttcaagaatatttagacTTGGGTCACATGACAAAGATCAAcacggatcacgccaccgacCACGGATATTATTTACCACATCACGGCGTGACCAAGGAATCGAGCGACACCACCAAGCTACGGGTTGTGTTCGACGGCTCAGCTTCAAGTACCACGGGAGTGTCTCTAAACGACGCCCTTCATACGGGTCCGAAATTACAAGAAGACCTGAGGAACATCCTATTGAGATTCCGGTCATTTCAATATGTCCTTaccggcgacatcgagaagaTGTACCGCCAATTCCTCCTACGTCCAGAAGATCGTCCCTACCAAAAGATTCTGTGGCGTGCCGACAACGGAGAGATCGAAACTTACCGACTCAACACCGTAACGTTCGGTCTATCCGCAGCCCCGTATCTGGCCATCCGATGTCTCAAACAGTTGGCAGAGGACGAGGGACCTCGATTTCCGAGAGCAGCGCAGATCCTACGGCGAGACTTCTATGTCGACGATGCGTTGACCGGAGCCGATACGAAGGACGAAGCCCTATCAATCAGGAATGATCTCACGAGATTACTTAAGCTAGCCGGTCTAAATATCCGCAAATGGGCCTCAAACGATCGGGATCTGCTGAGAGGGCTACCTGAGGAAGACACCAAGCAGAAATTACATCTCGGTGAGTCATCCACGTTAAAAACACTCGGCGTCTTTTGGGATTCAGCCGACGATACCATACTATATTCGGTCAAGACGAACAGTGACACTTCCCGAATCACAAAGCGATCAATCAGCTCAGTCATCGCACAAATATATGATCCACTAGGATTGCTCGCGCCGGTAATCGTTCGAgcaaaaatgattttgcaaCAAGTCTGGACATTGAAGGTAGATTGGGACGAATCCCTTCCGTCAGACGTACACACAGCATGGATCAAATACCACACCCAATTGCCGTTGTTAAATGCGGTAAGGTTCCCTCGGAAGACCATCCTAGAATCCGCAACGAAAATTGAGCTCCACGGATTCTGTGACGCTAGCGAAAGGGCATATGGGGCGTGCGTCTACGTGCGGACGACTGACCGAAAGAACAATATTTGGACTCGACTCCTCACGGCGCGGTCGAAGGTAGCGCCGCTCAAATCGCTCTCCATACCACGTCTCGAATTAAGTGGGGCACTTATTTTGACGTCCTTGATTTCGTCAATACAACAGGCCCTGACGACCAAGATATCGCGGATAGTCTACTGGACTGACTCCACCATCGTACTCCATTGGATCAGGTCTTCGCCGCACACCTTGAAAACATTTGTGGCGAATCGAGTCGCTGAGATACAGACCAAGACCAATATCTCCGACTGGCGTCATGTGCCTACCGACGATAATCCAGCGGATCTCATCTCCCGAGGCCAGACGCCCAAGGAATTCCTATGTCCGTCCATTTGGAAAAACGGGCCAAGGTGGCTCCTGCAAAGCGAAAGCTATTGGCCGGTTTGGAGCCCGATACCGGTAGTCGACCTCCCGGAGCAAAAGAAGACGATCTGTCTGAGGACGAGTGTTAACGACAACACTCTCCTCCATCGCTACTCGTCTTGGCCAAGACTAATAAGAATCGTCGCCCGGTGTCTTCGATGGAGACATAAGCAACACCGAACTGCCCATCTCACCACAGACGAACTGACCGCAGCGCACAACAGGCtaataaaaatcttacaaTCCCAGCATTTCGCGCCTGAAATTCGGATCCTCCAAAAAAATCGAAGCGAGGACGTTGGAGGGAAACTACAGCCATTAAACCCCTTCCTCGACGAAGATGGGCTACTCCGGGTAGGAGGGCGACTAACCAACTCCGCCATACCCTTCAGCCAAAAACACCCGATCATCCTACCGAAATCCCCGGTGACAGAGCTAATTATAGAACAAGAGCACCGGAACAATCATCACACAGGGACCCAAGCTACCCTATACGCGATGAGACTGCGCTATTGA
- the LOC126877097 gene encoding uncharacterized protein LOC126877097 has translation MGDLPEARITESRPFRNVGIDYCGPFYIKERRDRNRRKIKTYAAIFVCLATKAVHIELVSDLTTDAFLAALRRFISRRGYCATILTDNGTNFVGANRELQELRTLLQSDDHQDRVQNFLADRQIQWRFNPPNSPHFGGLWEAAVKSFKRHLIRVVGTELLTFEHLNTLVIEIEAILNSRPLTPTSSDPKDPPVLTPGHFLIGDTLTSLRERDFRTVPSGRLSSWQRIHQIKQHFWSRWYREYLNELTRRSKWDKGKHNIHEGTVVILREDNVPSMQWPLGRVIKVHPGADGIIRTATVQTATSILDRGVKRLVPLPIHPDPDEAERPHGAKEVTNDTPDSTARI, from the coding sequence ATGGGTGATTTGCCAGAGGCGCGTATTACCGAATCGCGGCCGTTCAGGAACGTCGGAATCGACTACTGCGGCCCATTCTACATCAAGGAGAGGAGGGACCGCAACCGACGTAAAATCAAGACGTACGCCGCCATATTCGTTTGTCTGGCGACAAAGGCGGTCCACATAGAGTTAGTCAGCGACCTAACCACCGACGCCTTCTTGGCCGCGCTACGCCGTTTCATCTCGCGGCGAGGATACTGCGCAACGATCCTCACCGACAACGGCACCAATTTCGTCGGGGCTAATCGGGAGCTGCAAGAACTCCGGACCCTATTGCAGTCCGACGACCACCAGGATAGGGTACAGAATTTTCTCGCCGACCGACAAATACAATGGCGTTTTAATCCTCCGAACTCACCACATTTTGGCGGCTTATGGGAAGCCGCAGTTAAATCGTTCAAACGCCATCTCATCCGCGTGGTCGGCACGGAGCTCCTGACCTTTGAACACCTCAACACCCTTGTGATCGAAATTGAGGCCATTCTCAATTCACGCCCACTGACTCCCACCTCATCCGATCCGAAAGATCCCCCTGTCCTCACTCCCGGTCATTTTCTAATCGGTGATACCCTAACCAGTTTACGGGAGCGTGATTTCAGGACAGTTCCATCAGGACGGCTATCCAGTTGGCAGCGCATTCACCAGATTAAGCAGCACTTCTGGAGCCGATGGTATCGAGAATACCTAAACGAGTTAACCCGCCGCAGCAAATGGGACAAGGGCAAACACAACATTCATGAAGGCACCGTAGTAATCCTCAGGGAGGACAACGTGCCCTCTATGCAGTGGCCTTTGGGCCGCGTAATCAAGGTCCATCCAGGAGCCGACGGAATCATCCGGACCGCTACCGTGCAGACGGCAACAAGCATCCTGGACCGCGGCGTCAAAAGACTGGTCCCCTTACCCATCCACCCAGATCCAGACGAGGCCGAACGCCCACACGGAGCGAAGGAGGTCACCAACGACACACCAGACTCCACAGCCAGAATTTGA